A genomic stretch from Desulfomonilia bacterium includes:
- a CDS encoding YdjY domain-containing protein, producing MERREFLISALIASGAFLLNPAGLLALSPDRNSSRPWPDDWPSKHSPLIKDRKKAAVIIYTELSLKHLNETTAHWGIGYGGGKLADKFILSSPVTPDALYDSLAGIGLRPGNNLSMDSNGCFVSGDELDVKAAWPGLEKTLNLRDIFLDSSKKGFKIRFGGNKTAAIRYKTGCLTCLESCPIGITSNAAYPQISSLKRAISPNSLFSGNPEVLPNKDRFPIAVIYSRIPGID from the coding sequence ATGGAGCGGCGGGAATTTCTCATATCTGCGCTCATAGCAAGCGGGGCGTTTCTTTTGAATCCCGCCGGTCTCCTGGCTTTATCTCCGGATAGAAACTCGTCAAGACCCTGGCCGGATGACTGGCCGTCAAAGCACTCCCCACTGATAAAGGACAGAAAAAAAGCTGCGGTGATAATTTATACAGAACTGAGCCTCAAACATCTGAATGAAACCACCGCGCATTGGGGAATAGGATACGGCGGAGGCAAGCTCGCCGACAAGTTCATTCTATCATCTCCAGTTACACCCGATGCATTATATGACTCGCTTGCCGGTATCGGATTAAGGCCCGGCAACAACCTTTCAATGGACAGTAACGGCTGTTTTGTTTCAGGAGACGAACTCGATGTGAAGGCGGCATGGCCCGGTCTTGAAAAAACATTAAACCTCAGGGATATATTCCTGGACTCATCGAAAAAGGGTTTTAAGATACGGTTTGGCGGAAACAAGACAGCTGCAATCAGATACAAAACGGGCTGTCTGACATGCCTCGAATCATGCCCGATTGGAATTACCAGTAATGCAGCATATCCTCAGATATCATCACTGAAAAGGGCGATCAGCCCGAACTCGCTCTTCTCTGGAAATCCTGAAGTCCTGCCGAACAAGGATAGATTCCCGATTGCAGTGATTTACAGCAGAATTCCCGGTATTGATTGA
- a CDS encoding (Fe-S)-binding protein encodes MKTETISQKQTLEHEVHPFAVQLSEITVKCTECGLCVDECAFLKKYGTPKKIVTGYNPENNEIGIIPYECSLCGLCSAVCPEGLDIRGLFMNMRRELAKRGIAPLRKHKALLQHEKTGMSRLFTFYALPEGCKELLFPGCAFAGTRPGLTRKLFHLLEDVIPGIGIALDCCGRISDDLGFQEFSHSMLSEIQDYLISHGVEDVIVVCPNCYGMFRKYADGLNVRMVYEVLPDVPCMERLHNKTYVIHDPCSMRNCSGLHERIRQLLSTAAVSFKDMAHTGEKTLCCGNGAGVKYICPEFAETWLDKTAIETSGGSVVTYCAGCVEMMETRMNCTHVLDVLLNPEKPSVYGLMSKPPFTYVHRLLLKRYFRKTVSAVSVMERSYKTIKNRI; translated from the coding sequence ATGAAAACCGAGACAATAAGCCAAAAGCAGACACTGGAACATGAGGTTCATCCTTTTGCAGTTCAACTGTCTGAAATTACAGTAAAATGCACTGAATGCGGGCTTTGTGTTGATGAATGTGCATTTCTGAAAAAATACGGAACCCCTAAAAAGATTGTAACCGGATATAACCCGGAAAATAATGAAATTGGAATAATACCTTATGAATGCAGCCTGTGCGGCCTGTGCTCGGCCGTCTGTCCCGAAGGGCTGGACATACGCGGACTGTTCATGAATATGCGGCGTGAGTTGGCGAAGAGGGGCATTGCCCCTCTCCGGAAACATAAAGCTCTGCTTCAGCATGAAAAAACAGGCATGTCCAGGCTGTTTACATTTTATGCCCTGCCGGAAGGATGCAAAGAGTTGCTCTTTCCCGGTTGTGCGTTCGCAGGAACAAGACCGGGCCTGACCAGAAAGCTGTTTCATTTGCTTGAAGATGTAATCCCCGGGATTGGTATTGCGCTTGACTGCTGCGGCCGCATTTCGGATGACCTGGGTTTTCAGGAATTTTCACATTCTATGCTCTCTGAAATTCAGGACTATCTTATTTCTCACGGCGTTGAGGACGTGATCGTTGTCTGCCCGAACTGTTACGGCATGTTCAGGAAATATGCAGATGGACTTAATGTAAGGATGGTCTATGAAGTGCTCCCGGATGTGCCCTGCATGGAAAGACTTCACAATAAAACATATGTAATCCATGACCCATGCAGCATGCGTAATTGCTCCGGCCTTCATGAAAGGATAAGGCAGCTTCTTTCAACGGCAGCTGTCAGTTTCAAGGATATGGCCCATACCGGAGAGAAAACCCTTTGCTGCGGCAACGGCGCAGGGGTGAAATATATCTGCCCTGAATTTGCAGAGACCTGGCTTGATAAAACGGCAATAGAAACATCCGGCGGCAGCGTCGTGACATACTGTGCAGGTTGTGTGGAAATGATGGAAACCCGCATGAACTGTACGCATGTGCTGGATGTCCTTTTGAATCCCGAGAAGCCTTCTGTTTACGGCCTGATGTCAAAGCCTCCCTTCACCTATGTACACAGGCTCTTATTGAAAAGATATTTCAGAAAGACGGTAAGTGCCGTTTCGGTCATGGAAAGGTCTTATAAAACAATAAAAAATAGAATCTAA
- a CDS encoding PDZ domain-containing protein: MTSSIRFRKFFLAAIFIMTCASLTRASEIPPYITDWGFSGKLEDGGLILSQVAPQSSAAFAGLQPGDMIIAVNGRTVKDNSDFNRMPYVPVRFLIKRQGAEIERVVIPGGILKLEVTDIKEDFIIPGVVPDIMPAGISSIEKLDYINVLDKVVIDKSSGRIAVIGHYDDAYDTGRIPYLDLLKTAMAYPEPIMNLAPTPKTKEEINNAGDKVKSNLSIMVNAVRGHPGFVRERQTMIQKLSKAYGLTKEEYVAWYNYVKLDRFKDLLPPASIRAIQIKVFTNLGFTETAQALDLVYKDTSESLAKALEVLGKSNEARTIEAKDASSKDKLHSDLAASAYIAILESSGIVTPDVIKNLTGMYASGEMKSEGAIRNVQNLLMPYEPKNHQSNFMNEAFNGITFSTQAAEYLEGLNRPYAETKPIDLDGSSQLAMIMYEADYALKSINVRPDMFSSIPGSCTRTEYEIRHDLFNKRRNIYYRQWLEPDTVDMKVSPDNSIVEFGSSKMLYKFGDDSQFWGMPPDTEVEADYAAWCAQLMNNYDAYARIMPSFHKIREASKIIALARWARENNIRIDLGGITQDRWFTPEKVPAYWFLGQAFYMNPEGKLTSKMPRAFEGGVSYKVRGGWTQITPSVTTTTEITSQLILSSQLGRLAVTQAQSGDLEEARYLAELSAQALAGTLSKENFDKMNIPLPKAVLVPATAENIQLQKEILKETDRQIGSLKQNPSNAQAKADLESIGSLYGSSAKNPAAASDYLLKLQTGQAPAPAPSTTQSPGRGGRRPTATAQAQVQTRPVVTSPCTDTDIYDVNMDPERLAFLNRQLIEARDRLKFINTALRNLIKINESQRSQIEQTTREISKAYDESVDRAWSVVFDLMTSLPADKFMDNYNVAKAKIDDAIKVRTGMLTTPLDAADLQKVQGEIRSLETARVKLDDIYQNSSKLLDVFKGTNYGYEIDKWNSQEKSEYEKAQDGAVMIGKILLDHPALEKYLSTKAFFAGEKYWQVMAMGKMASYATGFFFDILNQQFAWAPLTASLNENIERNAHAMDVLRFKAEKTYKEISCLEAALQ; encoded by the coding sequence ATGACAAGCTCTATCCGGTTCCGCAAATTTTTTCTGGCAGCAATCTTCATCATGACATGTGCGAGCTTAACCCGGGCCTCTGAGATCCCGCCATACATTACTGACTGGGGTTTCTCAGGCAAGCTTGAAGACGGCGGCCTTATCCTGTCACAGGTCGCACCGCAATCTTCAGCAGCCTTCGCAGGTCTTCAGCCGGGCGATATGATTATCGCTGTCAACGGCAGGACTGTTAAGGACAATTCCGACTTCAACCGGATGCCTTATGTCCCCGTAAGATTTCTTATAAAGCGCCAGGGCGCCGAGATCGAGAGGGTGGTCATCCCGGGCGGGATATTAAAACTTGAAGTAACCGACATCAAGGAGGATTTCATTATCCCCGGAGTTGTGCCAGACATCATGCCGGCCGGTATCTCATCGATAGAAAAGCTCGACTACATCAATGTGCTCGACAAAGTTGTAATCGATAAATCTTCAGGCCGCATAGCCGTTATCGGCCATTATGACGATGCCTATGATACGGGCAGGATCCCTTACCTCGACCTTCTGAAAACCGCCATGGCCTATCCCGAACCAATAATGAATCTCGCGCCTACGCCAAAAACGAAAGAGGAAATCAACAATGCCGGGGACAAGGTCAAATCCAACCTCAGCATCATGGTGAATGCAGTAAGGGGGCACCCCGGTTTCGTCAGGGAACGGCAGACCATGATCCAAAAACTTTCGAAGGCTTACGGCTTGACGAAAGAGGAATATGTCGCCTGGTACAATTACGTTAAACTGGACAGGTTTAAGGATCTTCTTCCGCCCGCTTCCATACGTGCAATCCAGATCAAGGTCTTCACAAACCTGGGCTTTACGGAAACCGCACAGGCTCTCGATCTTGTCTATAAAGACACATCCGAATCCCTGGCAAAGGCCCTTGAAGTCCTCGGAAAATCAAATGAGGCCCGCACCATTGAGGCTAAAGATGCATCTTCAAAAGACAAACTCCATTCAGACCTTGCGGCTTCAGCATATATCGCAATCCTGGAGTCCTCGGGTATAGTGACCCCTGACGTCATAAAAAACCTTACCGGCATGTATGCAAGCGGTGAAATGAAATCCGAAGGCGCCATAAGGAATGTACAGAATCTGCTTATGCCGTATGAACCGAAGAACCATCAATCAAACTTCATGAATGAAGCCTTCAACGGGATTACCTTTTCAACACAGGCCGCCGAATACCTTGAAGGATTGAACAGACCCTATGCTGAAACAAAGCCCATAGACCTTGACGGAAGCTCGCAGCTCGCCATGATCATGTATGAGGCCGACTATGCGCTTAAGAGCATAAACGTCAGACCCGATATGTTCTCCAGCATCCCCGGAAGCTGCACCCGCACCGAATATGAAATCAGACACGACCTTTTCAACAAGAGGAGAAACATATACTACCGTCAGTGGCTCGAGCCGGACACGGTCGATATGAAGGTCTCTCCTGATAATTCGATTGTCGAATTCGGCTCTTCAAAAATGCTGTACAAGTTCGGCGATGACAGCCAGTTCTGGGGCATGCCGCCCGATACGGAAGTGGAAGCCGACTATGCCGCATGGTGTGCACAGCTCATGAACAATTATGATGCCTATGCACGTATTATGCCCTCCTTTCACAAGATAAGGGAGGCTTCCAAGATCATAGCGCTCGCCAGATGGGCAAGAGAAAACAATATCCGGATAGATCTCGGCGGCATCACCCAGGACAGATGGTTTACCCCTGAAAAAGTGCCTGCTTACTGGTTTCTCGGACAGGCATTCTACATGAATCCGGAAGGCAAACTTACCAGCAAAATGCCCAGGGCATTTGAAGGCGGCGTATCCTACAAGGTGAGAGGCGGCTGGACCCAGATAACCCCATCGGTCACAACCACAACCGAAATTACATCCCAGTTGATACTCAGCAGTCAGCTTGGCAGGCTGGCGGTTACTCAGGCGCAGTCAGGCGATCTGGAAGAGGCAAGATATCTGGCCGAATTAAGCGCCCAGGCCCTTGCCGGGACCCTATCCAAGGAAAACTTCGACAAGATGAATATCCCCCTGCCCAAGGCCGTTTTAGTGCCTGCAACGGCCGAGAATATTCAGCTTCAAAAGGAAATCCTGAAAGAAACCGACAGACAGATCGGCTCGCTCAAGCAAAACCCCTCTAATGCCCAGGCAAAGGCTGATCTTGAGAGCATCGGCAGCTTATACGGCAGTTCAGCAAAGAATCCAGCGGCAGCCTCGGACTACCTTTTGAAACTTCAGACCGGACAAGCCCCGGCTCCTGCACCTTCAACCACACAGTCCCCAGGAAGAGGAGGCCGCAGGCCGACTGCAACGGCTCAGGCCCAGGTTCAGACCAGGCCCGTCGTAACATCACCTTGCACCGACACCGACATTTATGATGTGAACATGGACCCGGAACGCCTCGCTTTTCTCAACAGGCAGCTGATCGAGGCAAGAGACCGGCTCAAGTTTATCAACACGGCGCTCAGGAACCTGATCAAAATAAATGAATCCCAGCGCTCGCAGATCGAACAGACAACCAGAGAGATTTCAAAGGCATATGATGAATCGGTAGACAGGGCCTGGAGTGTCGTCTTTGATCTTATGACAAGCCTTCCTGCGGATAAGTTTATGGACAACTACAATGTAGCAAAGGCGAAGATCGACGATGCAATCAAGGTACGCACAGGCATGCTCACGACACCGCTTGATGCCGCAGACCTGCAAAAAGTTCAAGGCGAAATAAGGAGCCTTGAAACAGCCAGGGTCAAACTCGACGACATCTATCAGAATTCATCGAAACTGCTGGATGTCTTCAAAGGGACGAATTACGGCTATGAGATCGACAAGTGGAACAGCCAGGAAAAAAGCGAATATGAGAAGGCCCAGGATGGCGCTGTTATGATCGGCAAGATACTGCTCGATCATCCCGCACTTGAAAAATATCTCAGCACAAAGGCTTTTTTTGCAGGCGAGAAATACTGGCAGGTGATGGCCATGGGAAAGATGGCATCTTACGCAACGGGATTTTTCTTTGATATCCTTAACCAGCAATTTGCATGGGCACCTCTGACGGCAAGCCTTAATGAAAATATCGAAAGGAATGCCCATGCAATGGATGTCTTAAGGTTCAAGGCAGAAAAGACATACAAGGAAATTTCATGTCTTGAGGCGGCGCTGCAATAA
- a CDS encoding radical SAM protein has product MNIKEILKKTADGKSLNKEELVFLLNHAPDSKESYLTMAEANRISKELSSNKAEIHAQLALNLAPCACNCMFCSFASKNGIFKTEARLAPEQAVAYALQFEAYGANAIYVMTTAHYPFEMFMEISREIRKNLDPSTILIANVGDQNLANAKMIKDAGYTGVYHALRLREGIDSSLSPDKRKKSIRNFQHAGLIVGTCVEPVGPEHTNEELAELILFTASINPAFSGAARRIPIPGTDLARLGTITELRMAQIVAVTRLGMPRTVTGNCTHEPCTLGAIAGANLFWAEAGANPRDIKEKTEEGRGGTVSACHSLFKESGWDVRQRGSGFFRRD; this is encoded by the coding sequence ATGAATATTAAAGAAATCCTCAAAAAAACAGCTGATGGAAAATCGCTTAATAAAGAGGAACTCGTTTTTCTGCTGAACCATGCCCCTGATTCAAAAGAGTCTTATCTGACAATGGCAGAGGCGAACCGGATATCAAAAGAACTCAGCAGTAACAAGGCAGAGATCCATGCCCAGCTTGCGCTCAACCTTGCGCCATGCGCCTGTAACTGCATGTTCTGTTCCTTCGCATCCAAGAACGGCATTTTCAAAACAGAGGCGCGCCTTGCCCCGGAACAGGCCGTGGCATATGCGCTTCAGTTTGAGGCTTATGGCGCAAATGCGATATACGTGATGACGACGGCACATTATCCATTCGAAATGTTTATGGAAATATCACGTGAAATCAGGAAAAATCTTGATCCCAGCACAATCCTGATCGCAAATGTAGGTGATCAGAATCTTGCTAATGCAAAGATGATAAAAGATGCAGGTTACACAGGGGTTTATCATGCTCTCCGACTGCGTGAAGGTATTGATTCAAGTCTTTCTCCAGATAAAAGAAAAAAGAGCATCAGAAACTTTCAGCATGCAGGGCTCATAGTCGGAACATGCGTGGAACCGGTCGGGCCGGAGCATACGAATGAGGAGCTTGCCGAACTGATACTTTTTACTGCATCCATTAATCCGGCTTTCAGTGGCGCGGCCAGGCGCATACCCATTCCCGGGACTGATCTGGCCAGACTTGGCACCATTACAGAACTGCGCATGGCGCAGATAGTGGCAGTCACCAGGCTGGGCATGCCTCGCACTGTGACCGGAAACTGCACGCACGAGCCGTGCACCCTGGGCGCAATCGCCGGTGCAAACCTCTTCTGGGCCGAAGCCGGAGCCAATCCAAGAGATATTAAAGAAAAGACGGAAGAAGGCCGGGGCGGCACCGTATCTGCATGCCACAGTCTCTTCAAAGAATCCGGGTGGGATGTAAGACAAAGAGGTTCAGGCTTTTTTCGTAGAGATTAA
- a CDS encoding DUF3047 domain-containing protein, with the protein MKLINIAIVFIMLPVIILAGDTLFTENFASLSKWKEVYFPKIQAHTKYTAATDGKETFLKTQSHASASVIIYREPFNPYEYPLLRWRWKIDNVLKGADLKTRETDDSPIRVYIAFEYNPKKSTAAERALYGSVKLIYGEYPPHSSLNYTWASEPSAPDIITSSYTDRSKMIILEKGSRKAGMWIEESVDIIADYRRAFGSDPPENATLGIMNDTDNTKGSAVSYVTGIVLSRR; encoded by the coding sequence TTGAAGCTAATTAATATAGCCATTGTTTTCATTATGCTTCCGGTAATTATCCTTGCCGGGGATACGCTTTTTACAGAAAATTTCGCTTCTCTCTCAAAATGGAAAGAGGTTTATTTTCCAAAAATCCAGGCGCACACGAAATATACTGCGGCAACCGACGGCAAGGAGACGTTTTTAAAGACGCAGAGCCATGCCTCGGCATCGGTAATTATTTACAGGGAGCCTTTCAATCCGTATGAATATCCGCTTCTCAGATGGCGGTGGAAGATTGACAATGTACTTAAAGGGGCCGACCTTAAAACGAGAGAGACTGATGACTCTCCTATAAGGGTCTATATCGCATTTGAATATAATCCGAAAAAGTCCACGGCCGCCGAACGCGCACTTTACGGTTCGGTCAAGCTCATCTACGGTGAATACCCGCCGCACAGCTCCCTGAACTATACATGGGCCAGTGAGCCATCGGCGCCTGATATCATAACCAGCTCATACACTGACCGCAGCAAAATGATTATACTTGAAAAAGGGAGCAGAAAGGCCGGAATGTGGATTGAGGAAAGCGTTGACATCATTGCCGATTACAGGAGGGCTTTTGGCTCTGATCCGCCCGAAAATGCGACACTGGGCATCATGAACGATACCGACAACACGAAAGGTTCGGCCGTCTCATATGTGACAGGCATTGTCCTTAGCAGGAGATGA